From Thunnus albacares chromosome 22, fThuAlb1.1, whole genome shotgun sequence, the proteins below share one genomic window:
- the LOC122974002 gene encoding DNA damage-inducible transcript 4-like protein, whose protein sequence is MVATSTLKTKSSECISDLLERRYDQACIEKELDFWDHCLAEPQRSADVTEDRTCQQLAKMFENCLSRAKKTTLHCSSVLVPEKLTRRIAREVLRLASCEPCGLRGCVLYVHLELDKGCKRLERIVYDASVVPTFELTLVFKQDGTAWPSLRDFLFMGTCFAPTFRQVLKLSPGFRLVKKKLYSSSAGTVVEEC, encoded by the exons ATGGTTGCCACAAGCACATTAAAGACCAAAAGCAGCGAATGCATCTCGGATTTGCTTGAGCGAAGATATGACCAGGCTTGCATTGAGAAAG AACTGGATTTCTGGGATCACTGCTTGGCTGAGCCCCAGAGGAGTGCAGATGTCACTGAAGACAGAACTTGTCAACAGCTGGCCAAGATGTTTGAGAACTGCCTGTCACGAGCCAAGAAGACAACGCTGCACTGCTCCTCTGTACTGGTACCCGAGAAGCTCACGCGGAGGATAGCTCGGGAAGTGCTGCGGCTGGCGTCTTGCGAGCCCTGCGGCCTGCGTGGCTGCGTCCTCTACGTCCACCTGGAGCTGGACAAGGGCTGCAAGCGGCTGGAGCGCATCGTGTACGACGCCAGTGTGGTGCCCACATTTGAGCTGACACTTGTGTTCAAGCAGGATGGCACCGCCTGGCCCAGCCTGCGGGACTTCCTTTTTATGGGAACCTGCTTCGCCCCGACTTTCAGACAAGTACTTAAACTGAGTCCAGGTTTCCGACTTGTAAAGAAAAAACTGTACTCCTCCTCGGCTGGTACCGTGGTAGAGGAGTGCTGA